From the Ctenopharyngodon idella isolate HZGC_01 chromosome 3, HZGC01, whole genome shotgun sequence genome, one window contains:
- the gcdhb gene encoding glutaryl-CoA dehydrogenase b, giving the protein MALRSVSRLLVNSQRCVLFTASRSQKTAAASPRDAEKSGEKKQVKTPKVQFNWRDALELEGLLTEEEVMIRDSFHTYCQEKLMPRILLANRNEVFHREIVSEMGELGVLGPTIKGYGCAGTSYVAYGLIAREVERVDSGYRSVMSVQSSLVMHPINAYGTEEQKQKYLPRLARGEILGCFGLTEPNHGSDPGGMETRAKYNPSSRTFTLTGSKTWITNSPEADICVVWAKCEDGKVRGFILERGMKGLSTPKIEGKFSLRASATGMIIMDEVEVPEENLLPKVSGLAGPFGCLNNARYGIAWGALGAAEFCFHTARQYTLDRIQFGVPLARNQLIQKKMADMLTEITIGLQSCLQLGRLIDDKKAAPEMISMLKRNSCGKALDIARQARDMLGGNGIADEYHVIRHVLNLEAVNTYEGTHDIHALILGRAITGLQSFTVDK; this is encoded by the exons ATGGCATTAAGGAGTGTGAGTCGTCTGCTTGTAAACAGCCAGAGGTGTGTCCTCTTCACAGCTTCCAGATCACAGAAGACTGCTGCGGCTTCTCCAAGGG ATGCAGAGAAGTCTGGTGAAAAGAAGCAAGTGAAAACAC CGAAAGTGCAGTTTAACTGGCGTGATGCTTTGGAGCTGGAGGGTCTCCTGACGGAGGAGGAGGTCATGATTCGAGACTCCTTTCACACCTACTGCCAGGAGAAACTCATGCCGCGAATCCTGCTGGCCAACAGAAATGAAG TTTTTCATCGTGAGATTGTGTCTGAGATGGGGGAGCTTGGGGTTTTGGGCCCAACTATTAAAG GTTACGGCTGTGCTGGCACAAGTTACGTGGCGTACGGTCTCATCGCTCGCGAGGTGGAGCGAGTGGACAGCGGCTATCGCTCGGTGATGAGTGTGCAGTCCTCGCTGGTCATGCACCCCATCAATGCTTACGGCACCGAGGAACAGAAGCAGAAATACCTGCCCAGACTGG CACGAGGAGAGATTCTTGGTTGTTTTGGACTGACGGAGCCAAACCATGGCAGTGACCCGGGCGGCATGGAGACCAGGGCCAAGTACAACCCATCTAGTCGCACCTTCACCCTCACTGGCTCCAAGACCTG GATTACGAACTCACCCGAGGCTGATATCTGTGTGGTTTGGGCCAAATGCGAGGACGGGAAGGTGCGTGGTTTCATCCTGGAGCGTGGCATGAAGGGTCTGTCCACCCCCAAGATCGAGGGCAAGTTTTCTCTACGGGCATCAGCCACCGGGATGATCATCATGGACGAGGTGGAAGTGCCAGAGGAAAACCTGCTGCCCAAAGTTTCAGGACTGGCg GGTCCATTCGGGTGTCTGAACAACGCTCGCTATGGCATCGCTTGGGGAGCTCTGGGAGCCGCAGAGTTTTGTTTCCACACCGCACGTCAGTACACACTGGACAG AATCCAGTTTGGAGTTCCTCTAGCCAGAAACCAGCTGATCCAGAAGAAGATGGCAGACATGTTGACCGAGATCACCATCGGCCTGCAGTCGTGTCTGCAGCTGGGCCGACTGATAGATGACAAAAA AGCGGCTCCAGAGATGATATCTATGCTGAAGAGGAACTCTTGCGGTAAAGCCCTCGATATCGCTAGACAGGCCCGAGATATGCTGGGAGGAAATGGCATCGCAGACGAGTATCACGTCATTCGTCACGTCCTGAACCTCGAAGCCGTCAACACTTACGAAG GTACCCATGACATCCATGCCCTGATCCTGGGcagagccatcactggactgcAGTCCTTCACCGTggacaaatga
- the farsa gene encoding phenylalanine--tRNA ligase alpha subunit isoform X1, with amino-acid sequence MADTGLLESLLRLVEKVDGGIDSQDVAVDLGVDHQVIVGAVKSLQALGEVISAEQKSSKHWELTGEGCEIAEQGSHEARVFNAIPAEGLPQNQLMKMQSGKVGFSKAMSNKWIRLDKAHEGGPRVFKTVESIEDTVRDKLQLVQKGQSAKLEEKEKNELKKRKLLAEVTVKSYWITKGSSFSTTITKQETELTPEMIASGSWKEKKFKPYNFEAMGVAPDCGHLHPLMKVRTQFRQIFLEMGFTEMPTNNFIESSFWNFDSLFQPQQHPARDQHDTFFISDPALAHEFPQDYLERVKKVHSEGGYGSQGYKYDWKIEEAQKNLLRTHTTAVSARMLYKLAQQEKFTPVKYFSIDRVFRNETLDATHLAEFHQIEGVVADYGLTLGNLMGVLHQFFTKLGITKLRFKPAYNPYTEPSMEVFSYHEGLKKWVEVGNSGVFRPEMLLPMGLPEGVSVIAWGLSLERPTMIKYGINNIRELVGHKVNLQMVYDSPICRLDS; translated from the exons ATGGCTGACACCGGGCTTTTAGAATCACTCTTACGGCTAGTGGAGAAGGTAGACGGCGGCATTGACAGCCAGGATGTGGCCGTGGATCTCGGGGTTGATCATCAGGTGATCGTCGGCGCGGTGAAGAGCCTGCAGGCGCTGGGAGAG GTGATCTCGGCCGAGCAGAAGTCCTCCAAACACTGGGAGCTGACAGGGGAGGGGTGTGAGATCGCGGAGCAGGGCAGTCATGAAGCCCGAGTGTTCAACGCCATCCCTGCCGAGGGTCTGCCGCAGAATCAGCTCATG aaaatgcagAGCGGGAAGGTTGGTTTCAGCAAAGCCATGTCCAACAAATGGATCCGTCTGGATAAAGCTCACGAGGGAGGACCAAGAGTCTTCAAAACC GTGGAAAGCATTGAGGATACAGTAAGggacaaactacagctggtgCAGAAGGGACAGTCGGCAAAACTAGAGGAGAAAGAAAAGAATGAACTGAAGAAACGTAAACTGCTAGCCGAAGT GACTGTTAAGTCTTACTGGATCACTAAAGGAAGCAGCTTCAGTACCACCATCACCAAACAAGAGACAGAACTGACTCCAGAGATGATCGCTAG TGGCAGCTGGAAGGAGAAGAAGTTTAAGCCGTATAATTTTGAGGCGATGGGTGTTGCTCCAGACTGCGGACACCTGCATCCGCTCATGAAGGTCCGGACACAGTTCAGGCAGATCTTCCTGGAGATGGG ATTCACGGAAATGCCCACCAATAACTTCATCGAGAGCTCCTTCTGGAACTTCGATTCTCTGTTCCAGCCCCAGCAGCACCCAGCAAGAGACCAACACGACACCTTCTTCATCTCTG ACCCAGCACTGGCTCACGAGTTTCCTCAGGATTATCTGGAGAGAGTGAAGAAGGTTCATTCTGAAGGAGGTTATGGATCACAGGG ATACAAGTATGACTGGAAGATTGAAGAAGCTCAGAAGAACCTCCTTCGAACGCACACCACGGCGGTCAGTGCTCGGATGCTGTATAAACTCGCACAGCAg GAGAAGTTCACACCAGTGAAGTATTTTTCCATTGATAGAGTTTTCCGTAACGAAACTCTGGACGCCACCCACCTTGCGGAGTTTCACCAGATCGAAGGCGTTGTGGCCGACTACGGCCTTACCCTGGGAAACCTCATGGGCGTCCTGCACCAGTTCTTTACCAAACTAG GAATCACAAAATTGCGTTTCAAGCCTGCGTACAACCCCTACACTGAGCCAAGTATGGAAGTCTTCAGCTATCATGAAG GTCTGAAGAAGTGGGTGGAGGTGGGTAATTCTGGGGTCTTCAGACCTGAGATGCTGCTGCCCATGGGTTTGCCTGAAGGAGTGTCAGTCATTGCCTGGGGTCTGTCCTTGGAGAG GCCCACCATGATCAAGTACGGAATCAACAACATCCGAGAGCTTGTGGGCCACAAAGTGAACCTACAGATGGTGTACGACAGCCCTATATGTCGACTGGACTCTTAA
- the farsa gene encoding phenylalanine--tRNA ligase alpha subunit isoform X2 translates to MADTGLLESLLRLVEKVDGGIDSQDVAVDLGVDHQVIVGAVKSLQALGEVISAEQKSSKHWELTGEGCEIAEQGSHEARVFNAIPAEGLPQNQLMKMQSGKVGFSKAMSNKWIRLDKAHEGGPRVFKTVESIEDTVRDKLQLVQKGQSAKLEEKEKNELKKRKLLAEVTVKSYWITKGSSFSTTITKQETELTPEMIASGSWKEKKFKPYNFEAMGVAPDCGHLHPLMKVRTQFRQIFLEMGFTEMPTNNFIESSFWNFDSLFQPQQHPARDQHDTFFISDPALAHEFPQDYLERVKKVHSEGGYGSQGYKYDWKIEEAQKNLLRTHTTAVSARMLYKLAQQEKFTPVKYFSIDRVFRNETLDATHLAEFHQIEGVVADYGLTLGNLMGVLHQFFTKLGITKLRFKPAYNPYTEPSMEVFRPEMLLPMGLPEGVSVIAWGLSLERPTMIKYGINNIRELVGHKVNLQMVYDSPICRLDS, encoded by the exons ATGGCTGACACCGGGCTTTTAGAATCACTCTTACGGCTAGTGGAGAAGGTAGACGGCGGCATTGACAGCCAGGATGTGGCCGTGGATCTCGGGGTTGATCATCAGGTGATCGTCGGCGCGGTGAAGAGCCTGCAGGCGCTGGGAGAG GTGATCTCGGCCGAGCAGAAGTCCTCCAAACACTGGGAGCTGACAGGGGAGGGGTGTGAGATCGCGGAGCAGGGCAGTCATGAAGCCCGAGTGTTCAACGCCATCCCTGCCGAGGGTCTGCCGCAGAATCAGCTCATG aaaatgcagAGCGGGAAGGTTGGTTTCAGCAAAGCCATGTCCAACAAATGGATCCGTCTGGATAAAGCTCACGAGGGAGGACCAAGAGTCTTCAAAACC GTGGAAAGCATTGAGGATACAGTAAGggacaaactacagctggtgCAGAAGGGACAGTCGGCAAAACTAGAGGAGAAAGAAAAGAATGAACTGAAGAAACGTAAACTGCTAGCCGAAGT GACTGTTAAGTCTTACTGGATCACTAAAGGAAGCAGCTTCAGTACCACCATCACCAAACAAGAGACAGAACTGACTCCAGAGATGATCGCTAG TGGCAGCTGGAAGGAGAAGAAGTTTAAGCCGTATAATTTTGAGGCGATGGGTGTTGCTCCAGACTGCGGACACCTGCATCCGCTCATGAAGGTCCGGACACAGTTCAGGCAGATCTTCCTGGAGATGGG ATTCACGGAAATGCCCACCAATAACTTCATCGAGAGCTCCTTCTGGAACTTCGATTCTCTGTTCCAGCCCCAGCAGCACCCAGCAAGAGACCAACACGACACCTTCTTCATCTCTG ACCCAGCACTGGCTCACGAGTTTCCTCAGGATTATCTGGAGAGAGTGAAGAAGGTTCATTCTGAAGGAGGTTATGGATCACAGGG ATACAAGTATGACTGGAAGATTGAAGAAGCTCAGAAGAACCTCCTTCGAACGCACACCACGGCGGTCAGTGCTCGGATGCTGTATAAACTCGCACAGCAg GAGAAGTTCACACCAGTGAAGTATTTTTCCATTGATAGAGTTTTCCGTAACGAAACTCTGGACGCCACCCACCTTGCGGAGTTTCACCAGATCGAAGGCGTTGTGGCCGACTACGGCCTTACCCTGGGAAACCTCATGGGCGTCCTGCACCAGTTCTTTACCAAACTAG GAATCACAAAATTGCGTTTCAAGCCTGCGTACAACCCCTACACTGAGCCAAGTATGGAA GTCTTCAGACCTGAGATGCTGCTGCCCATGGGTTTGCCTGAAGGAGTGTCAGTCATTGCCTGGGGTCTGTCCTTGGAGAG GCCCACCATGATCAAGTACGGAATCAACAACATCCGAGAGCTTGTGGGCCACAAAGTGAACCTACAGATGGTGTACGACAGCCCTATATGTCGACTGGACTCTTAA
- the LOC127509541 gene encoding serine/threonine-protein kinase/endoribonuclease IRE1-like isoform X5, producing MEHQHAEFVDTHYEALIQRVTSAINIADKLHENRKLTWRVYSKITNATSKITQVRELLNAVKSGGPAVKSAFYEVLQEIEPGVIQELEGSSSQTAYDKQVTETHHQKVETEKVQDKTDRPDDDEIIRCNPSSIKYRSKIEELQKDPSKKKVSNIYFSRSNNYIIGSGGSGTVYLGLKKDGTEVAIKRITKDPLNSKDFENELKHLRDLKLESKNIVRYVDLAEDEDFYYLALQLCEYDMEDYMENLRLQEQKVKDDSLRKIVKEMLLGLQVLHRAGVIHRDIKPRNVLIDSGKNARLADFGLSRKLEEGRSTVHTVRAGTQGWEATEILNQTEKGHYKKSSDIQVAGMLVYYILSDGKHPFGDMDREGNIKIGKYTLEHVQDIVAKDLIEWMINKEPAERLTIDEVLRHPYFWDDSSKDAVLRKLGDRPEIQNYETLSKLRNLYIEKEHTEETDPIATLTIYEAFNQLKIENEKKRNDILAIVGEDLKNLWKLFNTAKDVTEGKSFSNWKSKLSEIWTDINKKLPEDILGLLRVLRNKLVHANVRNEFEERNIFGLFPDFFISLHRVAKDLNWNY from the exons atggaacATCAGC ATGCTGAGTTTGTCGACACACACTATGAAGCTCTCATCCAAAGAGTCACATCGGCGATAAACATTGCTGATAAGCTGCATGAAAACAGAAAGCTTACCTGGAGAGTGTATTCAAAGATCACAAACGCAACTTCTAAAATAACCCAAGTGAGAGAGCTCTTAAACGCTGTGAAATCTGGAGGACCTGCAGTAAAATCGGCTTTTTACGAAGTACTGCAAGAAATCGAGCCTGGTGTCATTCAAGAACTTGAAG GTTCATCCTCACAGACGGCCTATGACAAGCAGGTCACTGAGACTCACCATCAAAAAGTAGAAACAGAAAAGGTGCAAGATAAAACAGACAGACCTGATGATGATGAGATCATCCGGTGCAACCCATCCTCAATAAAATACAGAAGTAAAATAGAAGAGCTCCAGAAAGATCCCtccaagaaaaaagtcagtaaCATCTACTTTTCCAGAAGTAATAATTACATTATTGGCTCTGGAGGAAGCGGCACAGTATATCTTGGCCTGAAGAAAGATGGCACTGAGGTGGCCATTAAACGAATAACCAAGGACCCACTGAACAGCAAAGACTTTGAAAATGAACTGAAGCATCTACGAGATTTAAAGCTTGAGAGCAAGAACATCGTCAGGTATGTGGACTTAGCAGAGGATGAAGATTTTTATTATCTTGCACTACAGCTTTGTGAATATGATATGGAGGACTACATGGAAAATCTTCGTCTGCAGGAACAAAAGGTCAAAGACGACTCTTTGAGGAAAATAGTGAAGGAGATGCTTCTTGGCCTTCAAGTTCTTCACCGTGCTGGAGTGATACATCGTGACATAAAGCCTAGAAATGTTTTGATAG ATTCTGGAAAAAATGCAAGACTTGCTGACTTTGGCTTAAGTCGCAAACTGGAGGAGGGCAGAAGCACAGTTCATACTGTTAGAGCTGGAACACAAGGCTGGGAGGCAACAGAGATCCTGAATCAGACTGAAAAGGGTCATTACAAAAAGAGCTCAGACATCCAG GTTGCTGGGATGTTGGTGTACTACATCCTCTCTGATGGAAAACATCCTTTTGGGGACATGGATCGTGAGGGGAACATCAAGATTGGGAAGTACACTCTCGAACATGTACAAGATATAGTAGCCAAGGATCTCATTGAATGGATGATCAACAAAGAACCAGCAGAGAGATTGACCATTGATGAGGTCCTACGACACCCTTATTTCTGGGATGATTCCAG CAAAGATGCAGTCCTCAGGAAGCTGGGTGATAGGCCTGAAATCCAGAACTATGAGACTTTATCAAAACTTCGCAACCTCTACATAGAAAAGGAGCACACAGAGGAAACAGACCCAATAGCAACACTGACCATCTATGAGGCCTTCAATCAACTTAAAATCGAGAATGAAAAGAA GAGAAATGACATCCTTGCTATAGTGGGTGAGGATTTAAAAAACCTTTGGAAGCTCTTCAACACCGCAAAAGATGTCACAGAGGGAAAATCCTTTTCGAATTGGAAATCAAAG CTTTCTGAAATATGGACAGACATTAACAAAAAGCTTCCAGAGGACATACTTGGCCTGCTGCGTGTTTTGCGCAACAAACTGGTGCATGC AAATGTCAGAAATGAATTTGAAGAGAGGAACATTTTTGGTCTTTTCCCAGACTTCTTCATCAGTTTACACAGAGTGGCTAAAGACTTAAACTGGAATTATTGA
- the LOC127509541 gene encoding uncharacterized protein LOC127509541 isoform X8: MLLGLQVLHRAGVIHRDIKPRNVLIDSGKNARLADFGLSRKLEEGRSTVHTVRAGTQGWEATEILNQTEKGHYKKSSDIQVAGMLVYYILSDGKHPFGDMDREGNIKIGKYTLEHVQDIVAKDLIEWMINKEPAERLTIDEVLRHPYFWDDSSKDAVLRKLGDRPEIQNYETLSKLRNLYIEKEHTEETDPIATLTIYEAFNQLKIENEKKRNDILAIVGEDLKNLWKLFNTAKDVTEGKSFSNWKSKLSEIWTDINKKLPEDILGLLRVLRNKLVHANVRNEFEERNIFGLFPDFFISLHRVAKDLNWNY; this comes from the exons ATGCTTCTTGGCCTTCAAGTTCTTCACCGTGCTGGAGTGATACATCGTGACATAAAGCCTAGAAATGTTTTGATAG ATTCTGGAAAAAATGCAAGACTTGCTGACTTTGGCTTAAGTCGCAAACTGGAGGAGGGCAGAAGCACAGTTCATACTGTTAGAGCTGGAACACAAGGCTGGGAGGCAACAGAGATCCTGAATCAGACTGAAAAGGGTCATTACAAAAAGAGCTCAGACATCCAG GTTGCTGGGATGTTGGTGTACTACATCCTCTCTGATGGAAAACATCCTTTTGGGGACATGGATCGTGAGGGGAACATCAAGATTGGGAAGTACACTCTCGAACATGTACAAGATATAGTAGCCAAGGATCTCATTGAATGGATGATCAACAAAGAACCAGCAGAGAGATTGACCATTGATGAGGTCCTACGACACCCTTATTTCTGGGATGATTCCAG CAAAGATGCAGTCCTCAGGAAGCTGGGTGATAGGCCTGAAATCCAGAACTATGAGACTTTATCAAAACTTCGCAACCTCTACATAGAAAAGGAGCACACAGAGGAAACAGACCCAATAGCAACACTGACCATCTATGAGGCCTTCAATCAACTTAAAATCGAGAATGAAAAGAA GAGAAATGACATCCTTGCTATAGTGGGTGAGGATTTAAAAAACCTTTGGAAGCTCTTCAACACCGCAAAAGATGTCACAGAGGGAAAATCCTTTTCGAATTGGAAATCAAAG CTTTCTGAAATATGGACAGACATTAACAAAAAGCTTCCAGAGGACATACTTGGCCTGCTGCGTGTTTTGCGCAACAAACTGGTGCATGC AAATGTCAGAAATGAATTTGAAGAGAGGAACATTTTTGGTCTTTTCCCAGACTTCTTCATCAGTTTACACAGAGTGGCTAAAGACTTAAACTGGAATTATTGA
- the syce2 gene encoding synaptonemal complex central element protein 2, giving the protein MAQHFFGNSGSMTLQSTPKSSHHHASAKMPDDGLNSTGETLSFVTLNDSSGQQSEDSGIGVSNASTRSLPGNSTLEDVAVLSPTNERIDEIGKKAQDLIERINERRAMDQHVMNSFEEKLIKKVREMCQQVKEQMFEYYEQHSQGMEASIAELSEVLERCSQLSMELQGASQTLAIINKGLQHSTEQ; this is encoded by the exons ATGGCTCAGCATTTCTTTGGAAATTCAGGCTCCATGACATTGCAGTCAACACCCAAATCAAGTCATCACCATGCATCAGCAAAG ATGCCAGATGATGGTCTTAACTCAACAGGTGAAACTTTGTCATTTGTTACCCTGAATGACAGCTCTGGGCAGCAAAG TGAGGACTCGGGTATTGGTGTTTCAAATGCCTCAACTAGAAGTTTACCAGGCAACAGTACTCTGGAAGATGTTGCCGTTTTATCTCCCACAAATGAACGGATAGATGAGATTGGAAAGAAAGCACAGGACCTTATTGAGAGAATCAATGAGAGACGGGCCATGGACCAACATGTGATGAACAGCTTTGAGGAAAAGCTCATTAAAAAG GTGAGAGAGATGTGTCAGCAGGTGAAGGAGCAGATGTTTGAGTATTATGAGCAGCACAGTCAGGGCATGGAGGCCAGCATCGCTGAGCTGTCGGAGGTGCTGGAGAGATGCAGTCAGCTGAGCATGGAGCTACAGGGAGCCAGTCAAACCCTGGCCATCATCAATAAAGGCCTGCAGCACAGCACAGAGCAGTAG